A single region of the Phalacrocorax aristotelis chromosome 17, bGulAri2.1, whole genome shotgun sequence genome encodes:
- the TOR2A gene encoding prosalusin isoform X1, whose amino-acid sequence MAPGAAVLLRALRFLLLLAAAARPAAAWDLWALRCGFSADCECGFGPDLRGLECDLAMNLVGQPLVRQQVMKGVTEFLENQNPVKPLVMSFHGSTGTGKTYVSSMLIRYLFQGGLQSPYVHHFSPIVHFPHAEQIEQYKESLKRWIQGNLTNCGRSAFLFDEMDKMHPGLVDVIIPFLGPSWVVYGTNYRKAIFIFISNAGGEQINEMTLDLWRAHKDREEISLQDLELAISKAVFENPQSGFWKSGIINEHLIDFVVPFLPLKRHHVKQCVISELVQQGLEVRPDVVQEVADSIPYFPEEEKIFSSTGCKTVASRISFFL is encoded by the exons ATGGCCCCGGGAGCGGCGGTGCTGCTCCGGGCGCTGCggttcctgctgctgctggcggccgccgcccgccccgccgccgcctgggACCTATGGGCGCTGCGCTGCGGCTTCTCGGCGGACTGCGAGTGCGGCTTCGGGCCCGACCTGCGCG GCCTGGAGTGTGACTTGGCCATGAACCTggtggggcagcccctggtgaGGCAGCAGGTCATGAAGGGAGTGACGGAGTTCCTGGAGAACCAGAATCCGGTGAAACCCCTTGTGATGTCCTTCCATGGCTCGACTGGAACAGGCAAAACCTACGTGAGCTCCATGCTCATCCGATACCTCTTCCAGGGTGGGCTCCAGAGCCCCTACGTTCACCACTTCTCTCCAATAGTGCACTTCCCCCATGCTGAGCAGATAGAGCAGTACAAG GAAAGCTTGAAGCGCTGGATCCAAGGGAACTTGACAAACTGTGGACGGTCGGCCTTTCTCTTTGACGAGATGGACAAGATGCACCCGGGCCTGGTCGACGTGATCATACCATTCCTGGGACCCTCGTGGGTTGTGTATGGGACCAACTACCGCAAAGCGATCTTCATCTTCATAAG CAATGCAGGAGGGGAGCAGATCAACGAAATGACGCTGGATCTCTGGCGTGCCCACAAGGACCGGGAGGAGATAAGCCTGCAGGACCTGGAGCTGGCCATCTCCAAAGCCGTGTTTGAAAACCCTCAGA GTGGATTCTGGAAATCTGGCATCATTAATGAACATCTCATTGATTTTGTTGTGCCCTTCCTCCCATTGAAGCGCCACCATGTAAAGCAGTGCGTCATCAGCGAACTTGTCCAGCAGGGCCTCGAAGTACGTCCTGATGTTGTCCAGGAGGTTGCTGACAGCATCCCCTACTTcccagaagaagagaaaatattctcATCAACAGGCTGCAAAACAGTGGCCTCTCGGATCAGTTTTTTCTTGTAG
- the TOR2A gene encoding prosalusin isoform X2, which yields MNLVGQPLVRQQVMKGVTEFLENQNPVKPLVMSFHGSTGTGKTYVSSMLIRYLFQGGLQSPYVHHFSPIVHFPHAEQIEQYKESLKRWIQGNLTNCGRSAFLFDEMDKMHPGLVDVIIPFLGPSWVVYGTNYRKAIFIFISNAGGEQINEMTLDLWRAHKDREEISLQDLELAISKAVFENPQSGFWKSGIINEHLIDFVVPFLPLKRHHVKQCVISELVQQGLEVRPDVVQEVADSIPYFPEEEKIFSSTGCKTVASRISFFL from the exons ATGAACCTggtggggcagcccctggtgaGGCAGCAGGTCATGAAGGGAGTGACGGAGTTCCTGGAGAACCAGAATCCGGTGAAACCCCTTGTGATGTCCTTCCATGGCTCGACTGGAACAGGCAAAACCTACGTGAGCTCCATGCTCATCCGATACCTCTTCCAGGGTGGGCTCCAGAGCCCCTACGTTCACCACTTCTCTCCAATAGTGCACTTCCCCCATGCTGAGCAGATAGAGCAGTACAAG GAAAGCTTGAAGCGCTGGATCCAAGGGAACTTGACAAACTGTGGACGGTCGGCCTTTCTCTTTGACGAGATGGACAAGATGCACCCGGGCCTGGTCGACGTGATCATACCATTCCTGGGACCCTCGTGGGTTGTGTATGGGACCAACTACCGCAAAGCGATCTTCATCTTCATAAG CAATGCAGGAGGGGAGCAGATCAACGAAATGACGCTGGATCTCTGGCGTGCCCACAAGGACCGGGAGGAGATAAGCCTGCAGGACCTGGAGCTGGCCATCTCCAAAGCCGTGTTTGAAAACCCTCAGA GTGGATTCTGGAAATCTGGCATCATTAATGAACATCTCATTGATTTTGTTGTGCCCTTCCTCCCATTGAAGCGCCACCATGTAAAGCAGTGCGTCATCAGCGAACTTGTCCAGCAGGGCCTCGAAGTACGTCCTGATGTTGTCCAGGAGGTTGCTGACAGCATCCCCTACTTcccagaagaagagaaaatattctcATCAACAGGCTGCAAAACAGTGGCCTCTCGGATCAGTTTTTTCTTGTAG